CCTGGACGAGTTCACCGATCACGGGCACTGCGGTGTGCTCGGCGCCCCCGACGCATCCGGAACCCCCACGGTCGACAACGACGCGACTCTCGAACGCTATGTCGCGATGGCCCTTGCGCAGGCAGAGGCCGGTTCGCAGCTGCTCGGGCTGTCGGGGATGATGGATGGCCAGGTCGCCGCCGTGCGCCATGCGCTTGACGCCGCGGGCCACACTCAGACGTTGCTGCTCGCCTACGCCGCGAAGTACGCGAGCGCGTTCTACGGACCCTTCCGTGAGGCTGTCGACTCGCAGCTCTCGGGCGACCGCCGCACGTACCAGCTCGACCCCGCGAACCGCCGTGAAGGCGTGCGCGAGGCGCTGTTCGATGAGGCCGAGGGGGCCGACATCGTGATGGTGAAGCCCGCGATGTCGTTCCTCGATGTCCTTCGTGAGGTCCGCGACGCCGTGAGCATCCCGGTCTGGGCGTACCAGGTGTCCGGAGAGTACGCGATGATCGAGGCGGCCGCCGCCAACGGATGGATTGACCGACGCGGAGCCGTGCTCGAGTCTCTTCTCTCGATCCGCCGGGCCGGTGCGGATGCTGTTCTGACGTACTGGGCGACCGAAGCTGCCGGCCTTCTGCGCGATCGCTGAACCAAGGAGTGTGCGATGACTGACCGCAACGATGATCTGTTCGCCGCCGCTCGATCGGTGATCCCGGGCGGGGTCAACTCGCCCGTTCGCGCCTACGGCTCGGTGGGTGGCACCCCGCGCTTCCTCGCGCAGGCATCCGGAGCGACCGTGACGGATGCTGCGGGCACGACCTATGTCGATCTCGTGGCGTCCTGGGGCCCTGCCCTGTTGGGGCATGCGCACCCGGAGGTCGTCGCGGCCGTGCAGGAGGCGGCCGTGCGCGGTCTCTCCTTCGGCGCTCCCACGGAGGGCGAGGTCGAGCTCGCAGAGCTCATCGCCGGTCGTGTGCAGGCGGGCGGGCTGCGCCCGGTCGAGCGCGTGCGTCTGGTTTCGACGGGCACCGAGGCGACCATGACGGCGATTCGTCTGGCGCGCGGTGTCACCGGTCGCGACCTGCTGGTGAAGTTCGCCGGTCACTACCACGGGCACTCGGATGGGCTGCTGGCCGCGGCCGGCTCCGGTGTCGCGACGCTGGCGCTGCCGGGTTCTGCGGGGGTTCCCGCGCCGATCGCCGCGCAGACGCTCGTGGTTCCTTACAACGACCCTGACGCGCTGGCCGAGGTCTTCGCCGAGTACGGCGACCGCATCGCGGCCATCATCGTCGAAGCATCCGCCGCGAACATGGGGGTCGTCGCTCCGCGTCCCGGGTTCAACGCCCTGCTCGCGGAGACCGCGCACGCGCACGGCGCGCTGCTGATCTTCGACGAGGTGCTCACCGGCTTCCGCGTGCACTCTGCGGGCTTCTGGGGCCTGCAGGTCGAGGCGGGCGAATCGTATCTGCCCGACATCATCACCTTCGGCAAGGTCGTCGGCGGTGGCATGCCCCTGGCAGCGCTCGGTGGCCGGGCCGAGGTCATGGACATGCTCGCGCCCGTCGGACCGGTGTACCAGGCGGGAACCCTGTCGGGGAACCCGCTGTCCGTCGCCGCAGGGCTCGCGACGCTGCGGCTCGCGACACCGGAGGTCTACACCCGGGTGAATGCGGCGGCAGCCCGCGTCTCGACGGCGCTTGACCGAGCGCTCACGCATGCCGGCGTCGTGCACGCCGTGCCGCACGCCGGAAACCTCTTCGGAGTCGCCTTCGCCCCGGATGCTCCGCACGACTATGCGGCAGCCCTCGCGCAGGAATCGGCCCGCTACGCGCCGTTCTTCCACTCCATGCGCGAGCAGGGCATCGCACTGCCCCCGAGCGTCTTCGAGGCGTGGTTCCTGACGGCCGCGCACGGGGATCCCGAACTCGAGAAGATCGAAGCCGCACTCCCCGCCGCCGCGCGGGCAGCCGCCGCGGCGGTCTGATCTCACGCGGAAACGACAGCGCGCAGCATCCTGAGCCCTGTTTTTTCGCGGATGCTGCGCGAGGCAGGACAAGGATCGTTGCCGTCCTGTGAGGTTGTCACAGTCACACGGTGTGCGTCGCACTGGCAGACTTGACCCATGGTGACCCTGCTGTTGGATCGGACGCAGCTCGAGGTGGTGCTCTCACCCATCGAGCGCGTGGCAGCCTTCCACCGCGAGAACCTGCGCATCGATCGCGAGTCGATCGTGAAGGTTCAGCTCACCGACGACGCCTGGACCTGGCTGCGCGGAGTCGCAAGCCCCGGTACCCACATCCCCGGCGTTCTCGCCGCGGGCACGTGGAAGTCGGCCACCGGCGAAGACTTCGTATTCATCCGCCGGCGGCGCCCCAGCGTCATCATCGACCTGGAGAACTGCGAGTACGACCGTCTGATCTTCACCACGCGCAACGGGCTCGCCCTCACGCAGGCGCTGCGCCTCGACGTCGCAGAAGAGCCGACCGACGTTGTCGAGATCGCCGCGACCGGGGCGATCCCCGTGACCACTCCGTCGAAGCGCCGCAAGACGACTCCGGTCGTCCGCCCCGTCTGACGCAGAAAGCGCCTCATCGGCTCGGAGTCGATGAGGCGCTTTGCTGTCTGGGTGCGGTCTAGAAGCCGCGACGCTCGTCGTTCGCCGTGGTCTCCTCGGCGTTGTCCGCCGTCTCGTCGGCGTTGTCGTCGGTGCCCTCTGAGGAGGACTCTTCCTCCGCTTCCGCTTCCGCTTCCGCTTCCGCTTCCGCTTCCGCGTCGCTCTTCGCGAGCGGAACGGTGTCGATCACGCCGGTGATCGCGACGGCCCACGCGGCGCGGGTCTCCTCGCCTGCGGCGTCCTTCTCGGCCTGCGCCTCCTCGGCCGTCGCCGGTCCGGGCGTGTACGAGGGGGCGTCGCTGTCGTCGCCCTGGAAGTAGGCGCGGGCCGCGGCGGCCAGTGAAGCGCTCATCGCGGCGGCGCGCGGATCCGCGTCCGCAGCTCCTGCGTCGGCATCGGCGGCGTCGTCGCTGTCGTCGACGCTGGTGGCGTCGTTGCTGTCGTCAGCGTCCGTGTCGGATGCCTCGCTGCCGGACGGCTCCGAAGCGGTGGCCTCGCGGGCGCTGGCCCGCGGAGACGGCTCCACGGTCTGGATGTTGCCGTCCTCATCGAGGTGGAGAATGTCGACGCCGAGCGTGTCGAAGACCTCGATGCCCTCGACCTTGCCGGTCTCGGTCGAAGGCTCCTGGGTGACGCGCGGAGTGGCGACAGGAGCCTCATCCTCGGTGTCAGAGGACTCGGACTCGTCGTCGAGGACCGGGATGTCGAAGCCCTCGTGGCCCTCGACCGTCACCGGTGCCGTCAGTGCGACGTTGGCGTGCAGCGCCGCATCGGCGGAAGGGGCGTCGTCTTCGACGGAGGCATCGTCCGACGGCTCATCGTCGGTGTCAGATTCTTCGGTGACCGGCAGCTCGACGTGGAATTCGTCGAAGTCCGCTGCTTCTTCCGGCGTCGTGTCCTCTGACCGGAACTCGTCCGTCGCCTCATCTGAGGTCTGCGCAGCGGGCTCGATGGCCTGCTCCTCAACGGGTTCGTCTTCGACGGCGTCGCTCGCAGCAGCAGCGTCGTCGTTCTCCGCCGTGGCGAACATGTGCTCGAGATTCAGAGTGATGCCGGCGATGGGGGTCTCGTCAGCGATGACATCCGCGTCGTCTGACTCTTCCTTGGCGTGCCAGGCGTCCAGGAGCACTTCGGTACCGAAGCCCGACGGCGCGACCGGAGCCGTGAGCGCGACGCCGGCGATCAGGTCGTCGAACGAGGGCTCGACAGGAGCCGCCTCTGCGTCGGCGGCCGGCTCGTCCTGCCCGTCTGTCGCGTCGCTGTCGTCGCGCACGAGTGCAGCGAGCGGGTCGGCGGTGGCGACGTGGTCGGATTCGGCGGCAGCATCCGCGTCCGTGGGGGTGGCATCCGCAGGCTGCGCCTCGGGCTCCGTGTCGGTGCTGTCTGCGGCGTCCACCGCGCCGGTGATGGCGTCGTCGATCGACTCGATCGAATCTGCGTCCGTCTCCGGCGCATCCGCGTTCGGGAATCCGGTCGCTGCGAAACCTGCGCCTGCGAGGCTCGCCGACGCCGCGGCAGCAGGAACGGCGAGTCCGAGCTCAGCTGCGGCGATCGCGTCGTCCTCGGCGAGGTCGGCATCTTCGTCGATCACGGCGTGCGAGGTCGCGGCGGATTCGGCGTCGGAGTCAGCAGGCGCCTCGGCGTCGTCGCCCGCATCCGTCTCGTCAGGAGCCTCCGTCGGGGCGACCGCTTCCGTGGCTGCGTCCGGCGAAGCATCCGCCTCGTCCGACTCCGTGACCGGGGCATCGAGCTCCGGCGCGTGCTGCACCGGCACCGCCATCGTCTGGGTGCGCACGAGGCGACCCTCATTCACGAGCTGCAGGAAGACGTCTTCGAGTGTCGGGCCGCGCTGCTGAAGCGTGGTCAGCGCGATGCCGGCAGAGGCGGCGATCGCACCGACGGCTGCGGCATCGCTGCCGCGCACCGTCAGACCGGAGCGCAGAAGCTCCACCTCGGCGCCCGCCGCGTGCAGAGCGGATGCGAGCCCCGTGCGGTCCTCCGCATCGACGACGACCGCTGCCGACGTCGGATCGACGAGGTGCTCGATGCCGTCCGAGTAGACCAGGCGGCCCTTCGAGATGACCAGAACGTTGTCGGCGACCTGCTCGATCTCGCTCAGCACGTGCGAGGAGACGAGCACGGTGCGGCCCTCATCGGCGAGACGGCGCATGAGCATGCGCATCCAGCGGATGCCGGCCGGGTCGAGTCCGTTGGCCGGCTCGTCGAGAACGAGCGCGCCCGGGTCGCCGAGCAGGGCGCTGGCGATGCTGAGGCGCTGGCGCATGCCCAAGGAGTAGGTGCCGATGCGCGTCTCCGCGTCGTCGCCGAGACCCACCAGGCGGATGACCTCATCGACACGGGACAGCGCGATGCCGTTGGCCTTCGCGGCCATGGTGAGCTGGCGCACGGCCGTGCGGCGCGGGCGGTAGGCGACGTCTTCGAGGACAGCGCCGATCGTGCGCAGCGGATGGCGCAGCTCGGAATAGGGGACGCCGCCGATCGTCGCGGTGCCTGAGGTCGGCCGGATCTGACCGAGAAGAATGCGCAGCGAAGTGGTCTTGCCGGCGCCGTTGGGGCCGAGGAATCCGGTCACTGCACCCGGCTCAATGCGGGCTGAAAGGTCCGAGACGGCAGCAATCGTGCCGAAGCTCTTCGTCACCCGAGAGAACTCGAGCACCTGTCCATCGGGCATTCGGGGCCTTTCCACTCGCGGGTGTGTCACCCTATCTTGTCGGAACCCGGTGGAAAACGTGGTTTCTCCCGGTGCATTTCGCCTGATTGCACCGCTCTATGACGTCCGAGAGGGCGGTTCTCGGACACGATGCAGGAATCGGATGCGGCGGGCGCCCGCAGCACCCCGGGGTAACGTGACTCTCGTGACCGCTGCTGCTGACGCCCGTGACCGCTCGCCCGTTTCCGCTCCTCGGGTGCTCACTCGTGCTGAGGGCTCGCTGGGGCGCATCACGCTGAACCGGCCGGAGGCGCTCAATGCCCTGGACATCGGGATGATCCGCGCGTTGCGCGACGCGCTGGACGCGTGGCGCGATGACACCGACGTGCAGCTGGTGTACATCGACGGTGCGGGCGAACGTGGGCTGTGCGCCGGGGGCGACGTGCGCGCCCTCTATGACTACGTGCGTGCCGGGCAGGCAGAGGACGCCGCGCAGTTCTTCCGGGAGGAGTACGCGCTCAACGCGGCGATCGCCGAGTACCCGAAGCCGATCGTCACGATCGCCGACGGCATCACGATGGGCGGTGGCATCGGCGTCGCCGGGCACGCGACGATCCGCATCGTGACGGAACGCTCGAAGCTCGCGATGCCCGAGACGCGCATCGGCTTCACCCCGGATGTGGGCGGCACTCGTCTGCTCGCCCAGGCCCCGGGGCGACTAGGCGAGTACTTCGCGATGACCGGCCGCACCATGACCGCCTCGGACGCTCTCTACATGGGCTTCGCCGATTACTACGTGCCCTCCGAGAACCTGGAGGCGCTGCGCGAGGCGCTCGCCTTCCGCGCCGATCCGGCCGGGCCCGCCGAGATCGTGCTGCTGTTCGATGAGACTCCGGATGCCTCGCCGCTGGCGCAGGCCCGCGCCGAGTGGATCGATGAGGCCTTCGCTGCGGGGTCGCCTGCCGAGATCGTGGAGCGACTGCGGGAATCGACCGCGGATGATGCATCCGCAGCCGTCGACCTGCTTGGCGAGCTCTCGCCCACCGGAGTCGCCGTCACGCTCGACGCGGTGCGCGAGGCGCGGGAGCTGCCGACGCTGCGCGACGCGCTCGAGGGGGAGTACCGCCGGGTGATGTGGTTCGTGCAGCAGCATCCGGATCTCGTCGAGGGAATCCGCGCGCAGCTGGTCGACAAGGACCGCGATCCGAAGTGGCAGCCGGCGACGATCGCTGAGCTCGCTGCAGATGCCGGTGCCGGAGCGCGTTCGTTCGTGCCGGCGCTCCCGCTCTGGGACTGAACTGCGGGAATAGGGCACGCCGATCCGGCGTTGCGAAGCATGCACATCGTTTCGCTGACAGCGAAGGTTTACCTTCTCCATAGGCGAATGTCGGTGGTGCGTGGCACCCTATGTCGTGGCCATTTTTCGGCCCGCCGAATGCTGATTGAGGAAGTGCGCTCGTGCTCGCCAAACTTCTCGTCCGATATCTCACGCGATACCGATGGTTGCTCCTCGCCGTTCTGGTCTTCCAGTTCGCGAGTGCCATGGCATCGCTCTACCTTCCCCGCTTGAACGCCGACATCATCGACAAGGGCGTAGCCGTCGCCGACATCGGCTACATCTGGTCGCACGGCGCATTCATGCTGATGATCTCGCTCGGTCAGATCATCGCGTCGATCATCGCGACCTACTTCGCGGCTCGCGCCGCGATGGGCGCAGGGCGCGACATCCGCGCTGACGTGTTCTCGCGCGTGAGCGGCTTCTCCGAGCGTGAGGTCTCGCAGTTCGGTGCCGGCTCCCTGATCACTCGCAACACGAACGACGTGCAGCAGGTGCAGATGCTCGCCATGATGGGCGCGACGATGTTCGTCACCGCGCCGCTGCTCGCCATCGGCGGCATCATCATGGCCGTGCAGACGAACGTCGGACTGAGCTGGCTCATCGCCGTCTCGGTGCCCGCGCTGCTCATCGTCGCGGTCATCATCATCGGTCGCATGGTGCCTCTGTTCCGCTCGAACCAGAAGAAGCTCGACAGTGTGAACCGCATCATGCGCGAGCAGCTCACGGGTGTGCGCGTGGTTCGCGCCTTCGTGCGCGAGCGCATCGAAGAAGACCGATTCCGCGACGCCAACACCGACCTCATGATCCTCGGTCGCAAGATCGGCTCGCTGTTCGTGCTGCTCTTCCCCCTGTTCATGCTGATCCTCAACGTCACGATCGTCTCGGTGATCTGGTTCGGCGGCATCGAGATCAACAACGGCGGCGTCCAGGTCGGCACGCTCTTCGCCTTCATGCAGTACATCGGTCAGATCATGATGGGCGTCATCATGTCGAGCTTCATGGCGATGATGATCCCGCGTGCGGCCGTGTCGGCCGAGCGTGTGGGCGAGGTGCTGGACGCGACCTCGAGCATGGAGCGCCCCGAGCACGGCGTCACCGCGTTCCCGACGCCGGGGGCTGTGGCCTTCGACAACGTCGAGTTCACCTACCCGGGTGCGGAGGCACCGGTGCTCACCGGCATCACCTTCGAGGCCGCTCCCGGAGAGACGGTCGCGATCGTCGGTTCGACAGGTTCGGGCAAGACGACGCTGGTCTCTCTGATTCCGCGACTGTTCGATGTGACGGGCGGCGCCGTGCGCGTCGGTGGCGTCGATGCACGTGAAGCCGACGTCGACGCGCTGTGGAAGAGCATCGGGCTCGTGCCGCAGCGGCCGTTCCTGTTCACCGGCACCGTGGCGTCGAACCTGCGGTACGGCCGGGAAGACGCGACCGACGAAGAGCTCTGGGCCGCGCTCGAGATCGCCCAGGGGCGTGACTTCGTCGAAGAGATGCCCGACGGCCTGTACACGCGCATCGCCCAGGGCGGAACGAACGTCTCCGGCGGTCAGCGTCAGCGTCTCGCGATCGCCCGTGCGATCGTGCACCAGCCCGAGATCCTCGTCTTCGACGATTCGTTCTCGGCGCTCGACCTCACGACCGACGCGAGACTGCGGCAAGCGCTGTGGAGGGAATTGCCCGACGTCACCAAGATCGTCGTCGCCCAGCGCGTCTCGACGATCACGGATGCCGATCGCATCGTCGTGATCGAAGACGGCACGCTCGCCGGCGTCGGCACGCACGAGGAGCTGCTCGCCACGAACAAGACCTATCAGGAGATCGTCGAGTCGCAGCTGGGGGTGGACGCATGAGCGAGAACGCCAAGGCTGAGAAGAAGGCCGCGCGGCGCGAGCGCATGGCGGCAGCCCGCGCCGGCTCCGGAGCCACGGTTCCCGCGGTCCCCCTGACCGCCGCCGAGCTGGAAGAAGCCGAGCTCGCCGAGAAGGCGCGCCTCGAGGGCGGCAGCATGTTCGACGGCCCCGCCCCTGGCAAGGCCGATCACTTCGGACCGAGCTTCAAGCGGATGATCGGGCTGCTGAAGCCCTCCGCATGGTGGTTCGGCTTCGTGTCCCTGCTCGGCGCCATCGGCGTGGTGCTGGCCGTGATCGCACCGAAGATCCTCGGCGAGGCGACGAACATCGTCTACGAGGGCTTCATGTCCAACGTGCTGGCCTCGGGTCTGCCCAAGGGGACGCCCGGCTTCCCCGACGGCGTGCCCGGTCTTCCCGAGGGAATGACGCAGGCGCAGGTCGTCGAGATGCTCCGCTCCGCGGGGCAAGACGACTTCGCCAACATGATCGGCGCGATGAAGGACTTCACGGTCGGCGCCGGCGTCGACCTGGAAGCCCTGCGCTGGATCATCATCGCGGTGCTCGCGATCTACGTCGCGTCGGCGTTGCTCAGCTGGATCCAGGGCTACGTCATCAACGTGATCATGGTCCGCACCATGTGGCGCCTGCGCGAAGACGTCGAGGCGAAGATCAACCGTCTTCCCCTGTCGTACTTCGACAAGGTGCAGCGTGGTGAGCTGATCTCGCGCGTCACGAACGACATCGACAACATCACGCAGACCATGCAGCAGTCGCTGTCCGGCGCACTCACCGCGGTTCTCACGGTCGTCGGCGTCCTGATCATGATGTTCTCGATCTCGTGGCAGCTGGCCCTGGTCGCCCTGGTGTCTCTGCCGCTCATGGGCGTCATCTTCGGCATCATCGGTCCGCGTTCGCAGAAGGCCTTCGGCCTGCAGTGGCGAAAGGTCGGTCGCCTCAACGCCCGCGTCGAAGAGGCGTTCTCGGGTCACGCGCTCGTGAAGGTGTTCGGACGCGAGAAGGAAGCCCTCGAGAGCTTCCAGCACGAGAACGACGAGCTCTTCGAGGCGAGCTTCAAGGCGCAGTTCCTCTCGGGCATCATCATGCCCGCGATGACCTTCGTCGGAAACCTCACCTACGTCGGCATCGCCGTGCTCGGTGGCCTCATGGTCGCCGGCGGCAACCTGCGCCTGGGTGACGTTCAGGCGTTCATCCAGTATTCGCAGCAGTTCAGCCAGCCGCTGAGCGAGCTGGGCGGCATGGCAGCGGTCGTGCAGTCGGGTACCGCATCGGCCGAGCGCGTGTTCGACTTCCTCGACTCCGAGGAACAGGACGCGGATGCCGAGAACGCGCCGACTGTGACAGGTGGCCGTGGCGTCATCGAGTTCGAACACGTCGAGTTCGCGTACGATCCTGCGCGTCCGCTCATCCGCGACCTCTCGTTCCGGGTCGAACCGGGGCAGACCGTCGCGATCGTCGGACCGACGGGGGCGGGCAAGACCACGCTCGTCAACCTGATCATGCGGTTCTACGAACTGAACGGCGGGCGCATCCTGCTCGACGGGCAGGACATCTCCGAGATGACCCGCCACGACCTGCGTTCGCGCACGGGCATGGTGCTGCAGGACCCGTGGCTGTTCGCGGGCAGCATCCGTGACAACATCCGGTACGGCAACGAGGCGGCCAGCGACGAGGAGATCCAGCAGGCTGCCGCGGCGACATACGTCGATCGCTTCGTGCACTCGCTGCCCGAGGGGTACGACACGGTCCTCGAAGAGGACGCCTCGAACGTCTCGGCCGGCGAGCGCCAGCTCATCACGATCGCGCGCGCGTTCGCGTCGCAGCCCTCGATCCTCATCCTCGATGAGGCCACGAGCGCCGTCGACACCCGCACCGAACTGCTGCTGCAGCACGCCATGGCGGCGCTGCGAGAGGGCCGTACATCCTTCGTGATCGCGCACCGTCTGTCGACGATCCGCGACGCCGACCTCATCCTCGTGATGGAGCACGGCGACATCGTCGAGAAGGGCAACCACGAAGAGCTCATCGCCGCGAAGGGCGCCTACTGGCGTCTGTACCAGTCGCAGTTCGAGCAGGCGTCCGATGTCGAAGATCCGCTCACGGAGTCGGCACCGGTTCTGGTCGCAGGCGACGCGGTCGATGTCGAGCAAGTCGGGGTCGCCGCCTCTGAGACGTCCCCATCCGGCGGCAGGGGCGAGAGCCCGACCGGCGCCTGAGCCGCTCCGGCACACACCAACGCGACAGCGGGTCCGTCCCTTCGGGGGGCGGACCCGCTGTCGTATGCGGCTACTGTGCGTCGATTCCCAGAAGTTCCAGCGGGTGGGTCAGTCGCCACCAGAAGGAGGGGCCATCGATGTCCTCCGCAAGCTCCGCCGCGACCGTCGTGTCATCGAGGGGGCCCGTGACCGTCAGCGACCCCGCATCCGCGCCCTGCGTCCAGTCCTCCCCGAGAGCGTAAGAGCCCGCCGTCGATGCGACCGCACCGTTCCACAGCACGACCCGGGCATCCTTCGCAGCGACCACGGGGACCTCCGCGCCCCACATCGTCCGCACCGTGCCCAGCACGTCGCCCTTCGCGACAGTCTGCGGCTGCGCCTTCAGCGCGGCCTCGACCTCTGTGAACAACGAGCGGCTCGCGGCGACGCGCTGCTCACCATCAGCCTGCCCGAGTACGGACGCGTACACGCGCACGGTCGTCCCATCGATCTCGATGTCCTTCGCGGACAGCAGGTTGTAGAGAATGTCCGGATCTTCGCCGATTGTGCCGGTCTTGACACCGATCACGCCCGGATCCTCCAGTACGAGCTTGTTCGTGTTGGTCACGAGACCCGCACCGGGGATATCCGCCTCCTTGGTCGCCACGATCTCCGCGATGACGGGGTTGCTCTCCGCGAGAGCGGCGAGCTGCAGGAGCGCGCGCGGCGTCGCCGTGTTGCCCCAGCCGATGCCGGACGGGTTCTCCAGCTGAATGTCGGTGACTCCGCGATCGCGGAGCCACGCCGTTGCCGCGATCACGAACTCGGAATCGGAACCCCAGATGTCGTCCGACAGGCGATCGGCGTAGTTGTTCGCCGACCCGAGCAGGATGCCCTGGAACAGCTGGTACTGAGTGAGCGTCCCGTCAATCGGCACGTCGAGTGCCGACTGGTCATCACGCCGGTAGTCCCAATGGACTTCGCTGTCATTGCTCGTGAACGCGAACGAGGGTCCCTGCTCACCCAGGCCGAGCGGCATGCGCTCCAGCGCGGCGAGAACCGTGACGACCTTGGTGATCGAGGCCATGGGCGCCGCGTCCTCCGTTGACGCCACGGCAGAGAGGCCCTCGATCCCCACAGCGGCGCTGCCGACGGCCGGCCACGTGATGGTCGCGAGTGCGGCGGACTCGGGTGCGTAGGTCGCGGCGTCGATCGTCGGCGCCACCTCGTGTAGGGGCCAGAGCGCCATGGCGGAGGCATAGACGATGCCGGTCGTTGCCAACACGGCGAGCGGCGGCAGGACTCCCGATCGCAGGAACGAGCGCCGCGGAGCCCCGGCGGTCAGCGCGGGACCGGCGGCAGCGCCGGTCAGGGGAGCCGGCGGCGTGGGCGTGGAGCCTGCCGCAACGGCAGCGACGTCGATCCAGCTCAGCGCGGGACGTCCGGCAGAGGCCGGGGCGGTTGCGGGTGGGCCCGCAGGCACGAGGGTCGGCAACTCTCCCGTCTGCTGCGCGCGCAGCGCGGCGCGGGTCCCGGGAGCATCGGCGCTGGCGGGAGCGTCCATGCGAGGCGCAGCTGCGGGGTCAGCCGCAGCCTCGGGAGTGTCGGTGGTCACCGTCCTAACGTAATGGACGTGTCCCTTGTGTCGTCTGCACGCGCGGTCTGCGGCCATGCGCGGCGGGATATGATGACCTCAACACCACGGGAGTCCGGTGATCCGGGCTGAGAGGAAGCGAAAAGCGCTTCGACCGTCGAACCTGATCTGGGTCATGCCAGCGCAGGGAGGAGAAACAATGTCTACTGTCACGCCCACACGTCTCGGCCTCGGTCGTCCGGAACTCTGGCGCTGGCGCGTCGTCGACATCGTCGTCGCGAGCGTCATCGCCGTCGCCTGTGCGGTGATCTTCCTGCTCTGGAACGTCGGATACGAGGCGCCGAGCACCCTGCTCAAGCCGCTGCTGCCAGGCCTTCAGGGGCTGCTGGCCGGTCCGTGGCTGATCGCCGGCGTGCTGGGTGGGCTCATCATCCGCAAGCCGGGTGCGGCGCTGTACACCGAGCTCGTCGCTGCGGTCATCTCCGCCCTGATCGGAAACCAGTGGGGGCCGCTCACTATCGTCTCCGGCGTCGTTCAGGGTCTCGGCGCCGAGCTGATCTTCCTCATCTTCCTGTACGGCGTGTGGCGTCTGCCGGTCGCGATCCTCGCGGGTGCCGGTGCGGGACTCGCCTGTGGCATCAATGACCGCATCCTCTGGTACGCGGGTGCCGACACCCTGTTCACGACGGTTTACATCGCCTCGACCACGGTCTCCGGCGCCCTCATCGCGGGCCTCGGGGCCTGGCTGATCGCGCGCGGTCTCGCGGCGACCGGTGCACTCAACCGCTTCGCCTCCGGGCGGGCGGCCACCGCCCGGGTCTGATCATGGGCGGTGCGGCGGCGCCGACCCCAGCCGCGCTCGAGGCGCAGGCCTGGGGCTGGCGCTATGCGACCCGGCATCGGTGGGCGCTCTGCGAGGTGACGCTGCGGATCGAACCGGGGGAGCGCGTGCTGCTGCTCGGCGCCTCGGGATCGGGCAAGTCGACTCTCCTGCAGGGGTTGGGCGGTGTGCTCGGCGGCGCGGATGAGGGAGAAGAGCTCGGCGCTCTGCTCGTCGACGGGGTGCCTGCCGCACAGGCCCACGGCCGGGTCGGTATGGTTCTGCAGGATCCGGACACGCAGACGATTCTGGAGCGCGTCGGGGACGACGTGGCGTTCGGATGCGAGAACCTGGGCGTCCCGCGAGACGAGATCTGGCCGCGGGTGGACGCTGCGCTCGACGCGGTCGGGCTCGATCTGCCGCTCGACCGGTCGACCGCCACGCTGTCCGGAGGGCAGAAGCAGCGGCTCGCGTTGGCGGGAGTGCTGGCGATGCGGCCCGGTGCGATCCTGCTCGATGAACCGACGGCGAACCTCGACCCGGAGGGTGTCACCGAGGTGCGCGATGCGGTCGCGGCGGCATTGGATGCCACGGGCGCGACGCTCGTCGTGATCGAGCACCGCATCGACGCCTGGCTGGATCTCGTCGATCGGGTGATCGTGCTCGGGACGGAAGGCGAGACGACGGTCGTGCACGCGGATGGCACGCCGAAGGCCGTGC
The DNA window shown above is from Microbacterium keratanolyticum and carries:
- the hemB gene encoding porphobilinogen synthase; its protein translation is MTGSFPDARLRRLRQSPAVRNLARETDLLPRQLVQPLFVREGITEPTPIGSMPGVLQHSLDSLRRASVDAAAAGVGGIMLFGVPAVRDPLGSGADDPQGILNLATAAVASEVGTALVVQTDLCLDEFTDHGHCGVLGAPDASGTPTVDNDATLERYVAMALAQAEAGSQLLGLSGMMDGQVAAVRHALDAAGHTQTLLLAYAAKYASAFYGPFREAVDSQLSGDRRTYQLDPANRREGVREALFDEAEGADIVMVKPAMSFLDVLREVRDAVSIPVWAYQVSGEYAMIEAAAANGWIDRRGAVLESLLSIRRAGADAVLTYWATEAAGLLRDR
- the hemL gene encoding glutamate-1-semialdehyde 2,1-aminomutase; translated protein: MTDRNDDLFAAARSVIPGGVNSPVRAYGSVGGTPRFLAQASGATVTDAAGTTYVDLVASWGPALLGHAHPEVVAAVQEAAVRGLSFGAPTEGEVELAELIAGRVQAGGLRPVERVRLVSTGTEATMTAIRLARGVTGRDLLVKFAGHYHGHSDGLLAAAGSGVATLALPGSAGVPAPIAAQTLVVPYNDPDALAEVFAEYGDRIAAIIVEASAANMGVVAPRPGFNALLAETAHAHGALLIFDEVLTGFRVHSAGFWGLQVEAGESYLPDIITFGKVVGGGMPLAALGGRAEVMDMLAPVGPVYQAGTLSGNPLSVAAGLATLRLATPEVYTRVNAAAARVSTALDRALTHAGVVHAVPHAGNLFGVAFAPDAPHDYAAALAQESARYAPFFHSMREQGIALPPSVFEAWFLTAAHGDPELEKIEAALPAAARAAAAAV
- a CDS encoding ABC transporter ATP-binding protein yields the protein MPDGQVLEFSRVTKSFGTIAAVSDLSARIEPGAVTGFLGPNGAGKTTSLRILLGQIRPTSGTATIGGVPYSELRHPLRTIGAVLEDVAYRPRRTAVRQLTMAAKANGIALSRVDEVIRLVGLGDDAETRIGTYSLGMRQRLSIASALLGDPGALVLDEPANGLDPAGIRWMRMLMRRLADEGRTVLVSSHVLSEIEQVADNVLVISKGRLVYSDGIEHLVDPTSAAVVVDAEDRTGLASALHAAGAEVELLRSGLTVRGSDAAAVGAIAASAGIALTTLQQRGPTLEDVFLQLVNEGRLVRTQTMAVPVQHAPELDAPVTESDEADASPDAATEAVAPTEAPDETDAGDDAEAPADSDAESAATSHAVIDEDADLAEDDAIAAAELGLAVPAAAASASLAGAGFAATGFPNADAPETDADSIESIDDAITGAVDAADSTDTEPEAQPADATPTDADAAAESDHVATADPLAALVRDDSDATDGQDEPAADAEAAPVEPSFDDLIAGVALTAPVAPSGFGTEVLLDAWHAKEESDDADVIADETPIAGITLNLEHMFATAENDDAAAASDAVEDEPVEEQAIEPAAQTSDEATDEFRSEDTTPEEAADFDEFHVELPVTEESDTDDEPSDDASVEDDAPSADAALHANVALTAPVTVEGHEGFDIPVLDDESESSDTEDEAPVATPRVTQEPSTETGKVEGIEVFDTLGVDILHLDEDGNIQTVEPSPRASAREATASEPSGSEASDTDADDSNDATSVDDSDDAADADAGAADADPRAAAMSASLAAAARAYFQGDDSDAPSYTPGPATAEEAQAEKDAAGEETRAAWAVAITGVIDTVPLAKSDAEAEAEAEAEAEAEEESSSEGTDDNADETADNAEETTANDERRGF
- a CDS encoding enoyl-CoA hydratase/isomerase family protein, whose product is MTAAADARDRSPVSAPRVLTRAEGSLGRITLNRPEALNALDIGMIRALRDALDAWRDDTDVQLVYIDGAGERGLCAGGDVRALYDYVRAGQAEDAAQFFREEYALNAAIAEYPKPIVTIADGITMGGGIGVAGHATIRIVTERSKLAMPETRIGFTPDVGGTRLLAQAPGRLGEYFAMTGRTMTASDALYMGFADYYVPSENLEALREALAFRADPAGPAEIVLLFDETPDASPLAQARAEWIDEAFAAGSPAEIVERLRESTADDASAAVDLLGELSPTGVAVTLDAVREARELPTLRDALEGEYRRVMWFVQQHPDLVEGIRAQLVDKDRDPKWQPATIAELAADAGAGARSFVPALPLWD